The following are encoded together in the Pectobacterium punjabense genome:
- the flgK gene encoding flagellar hook-associated protein FlgK, giving the protein MSNLINTAMSGLKGAQVALSTVSNNISNQAVIGYSRQNTIIEQAISSSTSAGYMGNGVNVVSVDRQYNEFINNQLRSAQTTSSSVSAYYDQISKIDNLLASSTTSLSSAIQGFFSNLQNLTSNSGDSATRQTVLGKAEGLVNQFKVTDKYLRDMDSGLNTQIQSIVGQVNTYTNQIASLNNDINRLLGANSGAMPNDLLDQRDHLVDQLNKLVGVDVVIQDGTVYNVALKNGTNLVQAGSSNQLVAIGSSNDATRLTIGYKDQTSGVVTLNENTLTGGSLGGLLSFRSETLDETRNQLGQLALAFADAFNTQHQKGYGRDGVAERDFFTFGKAAVLNDSKNSGTATLTPSYTDTKDVQATNYAVKYDGANWQVTRLSDNSTFTAAVDASDNSLNFDGIKMTITGTSAANDSFLLKPVNDVIINMSVAISDPDKIAAAAAFDADGNSIPFGGVSDNTNAKALLALQNEKIVGGKASVSGAYAGLVGSIGNQASTLKINNASQQNVVKQLTAEQQSVSGVNLDEEYGDLMRYQQYYMANAQVIKTAQSIFDALLAARG; this is encoded by the coding sequence ATGTCCAATTTAATTAACACCGCGATGAGTGGCTTAAAAGGTGCACAGGTTGCGCTGAGTACCGTGAGTAATAACATTAGTAATCAGGCTGTTATTGGATATAGTCGGCAAAATACGATAATCGAACAAGCAATTAGTAGCAGCACTTCAGCTGGATATATGGGCAACGGTGTTAATGTTGTTAGCGTCGATCGCCAATATAATGAATTTATTAACAATCAATTGCGTTCTGCACAAACGACAAGCAGTTCAGTTTCTGCGTATTACGATCAGATCTCTAAGATTGATAATCTGCTGGCCAGTAGTACCACCAGTCTTTCATCAGCGATACAGGGCTTTTTTTCTAATTTACAGAACCTCACCAGTAATTCTGGCGATTCCGCTACTCGCCAAACCGTGCTGGGTAAAGCTGAAGGGCTGGTAAACCAGTTTAAAGTTACTGATAAATATTTGCGTGACATGGACAGTGGCCTGAATACGCAAATTCAAAGTATTGTCGGCCAGGTTAATACATACACCAATCAAATTGCATCGCTGAATAACGATATTAATCGGTTGCTTGGCGCAAATAGCGGTGCGATGCCTAATGATCTTCTCGATCAGCGCGATCACTTGGTTGACCAACTCAATAAATTAGTTGGTGTTGATGTCGTTATTCAGGATGGAACTGTTTATAACGTCGCGTTAAAAAATGGGACTAACTTAGTTCAGGCTGGTAGCAGTAATCAATTGGTTGCAATAGGCTCGAGCAATGATGCGACTCGCCTCACCATCGGCTATAAAGACCAGACAAGTGGTGTTGTAACGTTGAACGAAAACACGTTAACCGGTGGTTCATTAGGAGGATTACTCTCTTTCCGTTCAGAGACGCTGGATGAAACGCGTAATCAGCTAGGACAATTAGCGCTGGCATTTGCTGATGCGTTTAATACTCAACACCAAAAAGGTTACGGTCGTGATGGTGTTGCGGAGAGAGATTTCTTCACGTTTGGTAAAGCTGCTGTCCTAAATGACAGCAAAAATAGCGGCACAGCTACGTTAACACCATCTTACACTGATACCAAAGACGTACAGGCGACCAATTACGCGGTTAAATATGACGGCGCCAACTGGCAAGTGACTCGCTTATCTGACAATTCAACCTTTACGGCAGCAGTAGACGCTTCTGATAACAGCCTGAATTTTGATGGTATCAAGATGACTATCACGGGAACTTCTGCAGCGAATGACAGTTTCCTACTTAAACCAGTGAATGATGTCATTATTAATATGTCGGTAGCTATTTCTGATCCTGATAAAATTGCCGCCGCCGCCGCTTTTGATGCAGATGGCAATTCTATACCTTTCGGTGGTGTGAGTGATAACACCAATGCCAAAGCGTTACTTGCACTGCAAAATGAAAAAATCGTAGGTGGCAAAGCTAGCGTATCTGGCGCGTATGCAGGGCTAGTTGGTTCGATTGGCAACCAGGCCAGCACGCTGAAGATAAATAATGCATCGCAGCAAAACGTTGTCAAGCAACTGACGGCAGAACAGCAATCTGTATCTGGTGTGAATCTAGATGAAGAGTACGGCGATCTGATGCGTTATCAACAATATTATATGGCAAATGCTCAGGTCATCAAAACAGCACAATCTATATTTGATGCCCTTTTAGCAGCCCGTGGTTAA
- the flgG gene encoding flagellar basal-body rod protein FlgG, protein MIRSLWIAKTGLNAQQTNMDVISNNLANVSTNGFKRQRAVFEDLMYQTVRQPGAQSSEQTMLPSGLQLGTGVRPVSTERIHTQGTFSETGNSKDVAIKGQGFFQVQLPDGTTAYTRDGAFQLDGNGQLVTSSGYQVQPAITVPANATELNIGRDGIVSVKLQGQAATNQIGQLTLTTFINDSGLESMGENLYLETASSGAPNETNPGLNGAGLLYQKYVETSNVNVAEELVSMIQTQRAYEINSKAISSSDQMLQKLTQL, encoded by the coding sequence ATGATCCGTTCTTTGTGGATTGCAAAAACCGGCTTGAACGCTCAGCAGACCAACATGGACGTTATTTCCAATAACTTGGCAAACGTCAGTACTAATGGTTTCAAGCGTCAGCGTGCGGTGTTTGAAGACTTGATGTATCAAACTGTTCGTCAGCCCGGAGCTCAGTCTTCAGAACAAACCATGCTACCGTCCGGTTTGCAGTTAGGTACCGGGGTTCGTCCGGTATCAACAGAGCGTATTCATACTCAAGGAACGTTTTCCGAGACGGGTAACTCTAAGGATGTTGCTATTAAAGGGCAGGGGTTCTTTCAGGTTCAGTTGCCAGATGGTACGACTGCTTATACGCGTGACGGTGCTTTCCAGCTTGACGGTAACGGCCAGTTAGTGACGTCCAGCGGCTATCAGGTCCAGCCAGCCATTACTGTTCCAGCGAATGCAACTGAACTCAATATTGGTCGTGACGGTATTGTTAGCGTTAAATTGCAGGGGCAGGCGGCAACAAACCAAATTGGTCAGTTGACGCTGACGACCTTTATTAATGATAGCGGTCTTGAGAGCATGGGGGAAAATCTGTATTTGGAAACGGCCAGCTCTGGTGCGCCGAATGAAACGAACCCAGGTTTGAATGGGGCGGGTCTGCTGTATCAAAAATATGTCGAAACCTCCAATGTCAATGTGGCTGAGGAATTGGTGTCGATGATTCAGACTCAACGTGCTTATGAAATCAACAGTAAAGCAATTTCGTCTTCTGATCAGATGTTGCAGAAATTGACTCAGCTGTAA
- a CDS encoding flagellar basal body P-ring protein FlgI codes for MRIASFFTVLLTLLTLNITPASAERIRDLVNIQGVRGNALIGYGLVVGLDGSGDQTMQTPFTTQSLTNMLSQLGITVPAGTNMQLKNVAAVMVTAELPPFGRTGQNIDIVVSSLGNAKSLRGGTLLMTPLKGVDNQVYALAQGNVLVGGAGASAGGSSVQVNQLAGGRISNGAVIERELPSTFGTSNTIMLQLKNDDFSMAQKVSDAINRSGYGGTATPLDSRTIQVMAPHGNSSQVRFLADVQNIEVNVGIQDAKVVINSRTGSVVMNRDVTLDSCAIAQGNLSVTINQQANVSQPNTPFGGGQTVVTPQTEISVQQAGGALQRVNSSANLNNVVRALNSLGATPMELMSILQAMQSAGCLRAKLEII; via the coding sequence ATGCGGATTGCATCATTTTTCACTGTACTGCTGACGTTACTGACGCTGAATATTACGCCTGCGTCGGCAGAGAGAATTCGCGATCTGGTTAATATCCAGGGCGTACGTGGTAATGCATTGATTGGTTACGGTTTAGTGGTTGGCTTGGATGGTTCCGGTGACCAGACCATGCAGACACCGTTTACTACGCAAAGCTTAACTAACATGCTTTCCCAATTAGGGATTACTGTCCCTGCCGGCACTAACATGCAGTTGAAGAATGTGGCGGCGGTGATGGTAACGGCGGAACTTCCACCGTTTGGCAGAACAGGCCAAAATATTGATATTGTTGTGTCTTCACTCGGTAACGCGAAGAGCTTGCGAGGCGGGACGTTGTTGATGACCCCATTGAAAGGGGTAGACAATCAGGTATACGCTTTGGCTCAAGGGAACGTTTTGGTCGGTGGCGCTGGCGCTTCCGCTGGCGGAAGCAGCGTTCAAGTGAACCAACTAGCCGGTGGACGGATCAGCAACGGTGCGGTTATTGAACGAGAGTTGCCTAGTACGTTTGGCACATCAAATACGATTATGCTGCAATTGAAAAATGACGATTTCTCAATGGCGCAGAAAGTGAGCGATGCGATCAATCGTTCTGGATATGGTGGTACGGCTACTCCGCTGGATTCTCGTACTATTCAGGTAATGGCTCCGCATGGTAACAGTTCCCAGGTTCGCTTTTTGGCCGATGTCCAAAATATTGAAGTCAACGTCGGTATCCAAGATGCCAAGGTTGTGATCAATTCTCGCACAGGTTCTGTCGTAATGAATCGCGATGTCACATTGGATAGCTGTGCTATTGCTCAGGGTAACCTTTCTGTGACGATTAACCAGCAAGCTAATGTCAGCCAACCGAATACTCCATTCGGCGGGGGACAGACCGTTGTGACTCCGCAAACAGAGATTTCAGTTCAGCAAGCTGGCGGTGCATTACAGCGAGTTAACTCCAGTGCCAACCTCAATAATGTCGTGCGTGCACTGAATTCTCTAGGTGCGACGCCGATGGAGCTGATGTCTATTCTGCAGGCGATGCAAAGTGCTGGCTGCTTGCGCGCCAAACTGGAAATTATCTGA
- the flgA gene encoding flagellar basal body P-ring formation chaperone FlgA, translating to MKTIYYYLCLATPCFFILCAPINASNLPAQINQFFASRFQGTTNTVNVLIKSPESQWPQCEAPQITQPGNTKMWGNVSLSVRCEQQRRFIQTEVQVTGNYVTSSRPINRGTTLTEKDIGLTKGRLDLLPLRPILTLQGAQGAVLLRDLTPGQVITASMIRRAWVVKAGQSVQIIAQGDGFTINGEGKAMNNAAAGQAVRVRTANGQIISGITNEDGIILISQ from the coding sequence ATGAAAACAATATATTATTATCTCTGCCTGGCAACGCCCTGTTTTTTCATCCTGTGTGCCCCAATCAATGCGAGCAACCTTCCAGCACAGATCAATCAATTTTTTGCCTCGCGCTTTCAGGGAACCACCAATACCGTCAACGTTCTGATAAAGTCGCCAGAATCACAATGGCCACAGTGTGAAGCGCCCCAAATCACGCAGCCCGGAAATACAAAAATGTGGGGAAATGTAAGCCTGTCCGTACGTTGTGAGCAGCAGCGTCGCTTCATTCAAACCGAAGTCCAGGTGACAGGGAACTATGTCACCAGTTCGCGACCTATAAATCGTGGGACAACGCTGACGGAAAAAGATATTGGTTTGACAAAAGGCAGGCTCGATTTATTACCACTGCGCCCTATACTGACGTTACAAGGCGCGCAGGGTGCGGTTCTTTTACGCGATTTAACACCCGGTCAGGTTATTACTGCCTCCATGATCAGACGCGCCTGGGTGGTAAAGGCAGGCCAGTCGGTGCAAATTATCGCCCAAGGTGACGGTTTCACAATCAATGGCGAAGGGAAAGCCATGAACAACGCGGCTGCTGGGCAGGCAGTTAGGGTCAGAACGGCAAATGGACAAATAATCAGCGGCATTACGAACGAAGATGGGATTATTCTGATCTCACAGTAA
- a CDS encoding flagellar basal body rod protein FlgF — protein MDHAIYTAMGGASQSLEKQAITANNLANASTPGFRAQLSALRAVPVNGLTLPTRTLVVASTPGADMTEGVMNYTGRAMDVALPKESWLAVQTANGGEAYTRNGNMEINADGQLTIQGRVVMGDGGPIDIPPQAQISISPDGTISALNAGDPPNTIAQLGRLKLVKATGQEVERSDDGLFRLTQQTQQQRGNVLQNDPTVRIMPGVIEGSNVNTVDTMVDMIANARRFEMQMKIISSVDDNAQRANQILAMG, from the coding sequence ATGGATCACGCGATTTATACGGCAATGGGTGGCGCGAGCCAGTCATTGGAAAAGCAGGCGATTACTGCGAACAACTTGGCCAATGCTTCAACGCCGGGTTTCCGTGCACAGCTCTCAGCACTGCGCGCTGTGCCGGTTAATGGGTTAACCCTGCCCACCCGAACGCTGGTTGTCGCTTCAACGCCTGGCGCTGATATGACCGAAGGCGTGATGAATTATACTGGTCGTGCAATGGATGTCGCTTTACCGAAAGAGAGTTGGCTGGCAGTGCAAACGGCTAATGGCGGTGAGGCGTATACCCGTAATGGTAATATGGAAATCAATGCTGATGGGCAGTTGACCATTCAGGGACGAGTGGTGATGGGGGATGGTGGACCGATTGATATCCCTCCTCAAGCCCAAATCAGTATTTCACCTGATGGTACGATTTCTGCACTGAATGCGGGTGACCCGCCGAATACTATTGCCCAGTTAGGTCGTCTGAAGCTTGTTAAGGCTACTGGTCAGGAAGTGGAGCGATCTGATGATGGATTATTCCGCTTAACGCAACAGACTCAGCAACAACGTGGTAATGTGCTGCAAAACGATCCCACCGTGCGTATTATGCCGGGTGTAATTGAAGGCAGTAATGTGAACACGGTCGATACGATGGTCGATATGATTGCCAATGCTCGTCGCTTTGAAATGCAGATGAAAATCATTAGCAGCGTTGACGATAATGCACAACGTGCTAATCAGATATTAGCAATGGGTTAA
- a CDS encoding flagellar basal body L-ring protein FlgH: MNAKSVIKPLRRPRLLALIAMLALNGCAYIPHDKVVTGPTTAQPGSPVLAGPNGSIFQTVQPMNYGYQPMFEDRRPRNIGDTLTIVLQENVSASKSSSANAARNGASTFGVATTPRYLEGPLGNNRAALNATGTNDFTGQGGANANNTFSGTITVTVGQVLANGNLSVVGEKQIAINQGTEFIRFSGVVNPRTISGNNSVPSTQVADARIEYVGNGYINEAQNMGWLQRFFLNVSPF, translated from the coding sequence ATGAATGCAAAGTCGGTTATCAAACCACTCCGCCGACCCCGTCTGTTGGCATTGATCGCGATGTTAGCACTTAACGGCTGCGCCTATATTCCGCATGATAAAGTTGTCACTGGGCCTACAACAGCCCAGCCGGGATCGCCAGTACTCGCAGGTCCTAATGGCTCTATTTTCCAAACTGTGCAGCCGATGAATTATGGTTATCAGCCGATGTTTGAGGATCGTCGCCCACGTAATATTGGTGACACATTGACGATCGTATTGCAGGAAAATGTCAGCGCTAGTAAAAGCTCATCAGCGAATGCTGCGCGTAATGGGGCATCAACGTTTGGGGTAGCGACAACACCGCGTTATCTTGAAGGGCCGCTAGGTAATAACCGTGCAGCGCTGAATGCTACCGGGACGAATGATTTCACAGGGCAAGGCGGTGCCAATGCCAATAACACGTTTAGCGGTACGATTACGGTCACGGTGGGGCAAGTATTAGCAAACGGCAACCTGAGTGTCGTTGGTGAAAAACAAATTGCAATTAATCAGGGAACAGAGTTTATCCGTTTCTCTGGCGTGGTAAATCCGAGAACCATTAGTGGTAACAACTCGGTGCCATCAACCCAGGTAGCGGATGCGCGTATTGAATATGTGGGGAATGGCTATATCAATGAAGCGCAAAACATGGGCTGGTTACAGCGGTTCTTCCTCAATGTTTCTCCGTTCTAA
- the flgM gene encoding flagellar biosynthesis anti-sigma factor FlgM produces the protein MSIDRTQSLKPVSQVQQRESGDIVKTKRKQAETQSEVSATQVKLSDAQAKLMQPGTQDIDMARVETLKQAIRDGSLKIDTGRIADALLKETRDFLAGN, from the coding sequence ATGAGTATTGATCGCACACAATCACTGAAGCCGGTCAGTCAAGTGCAACAACGCGAATCTGGCGACATCGTTAAAACCAAGCGTAAACAGGCTGAAACTCAGTCTGAAGTCAGCGCAACACAGGTAAAGCTGAGCGATGCGCAGGCAAAATTGATGCAGCCTGGTACGCAGGATATAGACATGGCTCGCGTTGAAACTTTGAAACAGGCAATTCGTGATGGCTCACTCAAAATTGATACCGGAAGAATTGCTGATGCGTTACTTAAAGAAACGCGAGATTTTTTAGCAGGTAATTAA
- the flgB gene encoding flagellar basal body rod protein FlgB, producing MLDKLNASLRFQQEALNLRAQRQEILAANIANADTPGYQARDIDFASQLSKTMEQGRVNGTGIALKTTSVRHIPAQNFQPPELDLLYRVPDQPALDGNTVDMDRERTNFADNSLKYQTSLTVLGGQIKGMMSVLQSGS from the coding sequence ATGCTTGATAAATTAAACGCCTCATTGCGGTTTCAGCAGGAAGCGTTGAACTTGCGTGCCCAGCGGCAGGAAATTCTGGCCGCGAATATTGCTAATGCGGATACACCTGGCTATCAGGCCAGAGATATAGATTTTGCCAGCCAGCTCAGTAAAACGATGGAGCAAGGGCGGGTGAATGGTACGGGTATCGCGCTGAAAACGACATCTGTACGGCATATACCGGCACAGAATTTTCAGCCGCCGGAGCTTGATTTGCTCTATCGCGTACCCGATCAGCCTGCATTAGACGGTAATACAGTCGATATGGACCGGGAACGCACTAATTTTGCCGACAATAGCCTGAAATATCAAACCAGCCTGACTGTTCTGGGTGGGCAGATTAAAGGCATGATGTCGGTCCTGCAGTCAGGTTCATGA
- the flgC gene encoding flagellar basal body rod protein FlgC, which yields MSLLNIFEISGSALSAQSQRLNVSASNLANADSVTGPDGEPYRAKQVVFEVNAAPGQSTGGVRVANVIEDPSPARLVYEPGNPLADGQGYVRMPNVDPVAEMVNTISASRSYQANVEVLNTTKSMMLKTLTIGQ from the coding sequence ATGTCGTTATTAAATATATTCGAAATTTCAGGCTCAGCACTGTCTGCGCAATCACAGCGTCTGAATGTGAGTGCCAGTAATCTGGCTAACGCAGACAGCGTAACGGGACCTGATGGCGAACCTTATCGTGCCAAACAGGTTGTATTCGAAGTGAATGCAGCCCCGGGGCAGTCAACTGGCGGCGTGCGCGTTGCTAATGTTATCGAAGACCCATCGCCTGCTCGTCTGGTTTACGAACCGGGCAACCCGCTGGCTGATGGACAGGGATACGTCCGCATGCCGAATGTTGACCCAGTGGCAGAAATGGTGAACACCATTTCTGCATCGCGTAGTTATCAGGCAAACGTCGAAGTCTTAAATACGACCAAGTCGATGATGCTGAAGACGTTAACGATCGGGCAATAA
- the flgD gene encoding flagellar hook assembly protein FlgD translates to MSITTNDTSSAAKTQSSSSTTAVEKNSSADLQNQFLTLLVAQLKNQDPTNPMSNDQLVSQLAQLNTVSGIEKLNTTLGSISGQINNNQSMQATTLIGRSVMVPGKEILVGKETSTPFGVELEKTAEVVTVTVNDATGKAVRTIELGTLSAGVHSFNWDSKLSDGSVAPDGAYTFTVAASTGGAQQVVQPLSYAVVNSVVRGDSGALLDLGLRGRATMDDVRQIL, encoded by the coding sequence ATGTCTATCACAACTAATGATACTTCCTCGGCAGCTAAAACACAGAGTTCATCGTCGACAACGGCGGTAGAGAAGAATAGCAGCGCTGACCTCCAGAATCAGTTTTTAACACTTCTTGTTGCGCAGTTGAAGAATCAGGATCCGACGAATCCGATGAGCAACGACCAGCTTGTAAGCCAGCTTGCTCAGCTCAATACGGTCAGCGGTATTGAGAAATTGAACACCACTCTGGGTTCTATCTCCGGCCAGATCAATAACAACCAATCCATGCAAGCAACAACGCTGATTGGTCGCAGTGTCATGGTTCCAGGAAAAGAAATCCTCGTTGGTAAAGAAACCAGCACTCCTTTTGGTGTTGAACTGGAAAAAACAGCGGAAGTTGTCACCGTCACCGTCAATGATGCGACGGGTAAAGCGGTTCGTACGATCGAACTGGGGACGCTTTCTGCGGGAGTTCACTCATTCAACTGGGATAGTAAGCTTTCTGATGGCTCTGTTGCGCCTGATGGTGCTTATACCTTTACGGTTGCTGCCAGCACTGGTGGTGCGCAGCAGGTTGTTCAGCCATTGAGCTATGCGGTTGTGAATAGTGTTGTTCGTGGCGATAGCGGTGCATTGCTGGATTTAGGGCTGCGCGGCAGAGCCACCATGGACGATGTCAGGCAAATTCTGTAA
- the flgE gene encoding flagellar hook protein FlgE, with translation MSFSQAISGINAASQNLDVIGNNIANSATVGFKSSNVTFGDMFAGSQVGMGVQVAAVLQDFSNGTITSSSRDLDVAISNGAGFYRMQDTNGATYYSRNGQFMLNGRNIVNAQGMQLTGYPAIGAPPVIQTGGDPQPLTIPDGDMFASATTAASLIASLKSSDAVPAKPWVAANPTATPPVLSTEGQEGTFNNSTSLTTYDSQGNKHNFTLYFVKVSDNNWKTYARDASAASPAYQDVGTLTFGANGALLSQNPTPVNGATPGALTVNLAGTNGAAQGTFTLDFTGSVQQNTDYSYKSPVQNGYAPGALTGFAIQGDGTIEGSYNNGQKQALGQIVLAGFANPGGLVPNGDNVWSETISSGQAVVGTAGSGNLGRLIGKSTEASNVDMGQELVNMIVAQRNYQSNAQTIKTQDSILQTLVSMR, from the coding sequence ATGAGTTTTTCTCAGGCAATCAGTGGCATAAATGCAGCATCTCAGAACCTGGATGTTATTGGTAATAACATTGCTAACTCTGCAACAGTGGGTTTTAAATCTAGTAATGTGACATTTGGTGATATGTTTGCAGGGTCACAAGTCGGTATGGGTGTGCAAGTTGCAGCCGTACTGCAGGATTTCTCTAATGGCACGATCACTTCGTCTTCTCGAGACTTGGATGTTGCGATTAGTAACGGTGCCGGCTTTTACCGCATGCAAGATACCAATGGTGCCACTTATTATAGCCGCAATGGTCAGTTTATGCTGAACGGGCGTAATATCGTCAATGCTCAAGGTATGCAATTGACGGGTTATCCCGCTATCGGAGCTCCGCCAGTTATCCAAACTGGGGGCGACCCACAGCCACTAACCATTCCTGATGGCGATATGTTTGCGAGTGCGACGACTGCCGCATCTCTGATTGCCAGCTTGAAATCATCTGACGCTGTACCAGCCAAGCCTTGGGTTGCCGCAAACCCTACAGCTACACCTCCGGTATTAAGCACAGAGGGGCAAGAAGGTACCTTTAACAATTCAACGTCGTTGACGACTTATGACAGTCAAGGAAATAAGCACAATTTTACGCTGTACTTCGTTAAGGTGAGCGATAACAACTGGAAAACCTATGCACGAGATGCTTCAGCGGCATCCCCAGCATATCAAGATGTTGGTACGCTGACGTTTGGTGCCAATGGTGCATTACTTTCCCAGAATCCGACGCCTGTTAATGGTGCAACGCCTGGAGCCCTTACTGTCAATCTCGCGGGGACTAATGGTGCGGCGCAGGGTACGTTCACACTTGATTTTACTGGTAGTGTGCAGCAGAACACGGATTATAGCTATAAAAGCCCCGTTCAAAACGGCTACGCGCCAGGTGCTCTGACAGGATTTGCCATCCAAGGGGATGGTACCATTGAAGGCAGCTACAACAATGGCCAGAAGCAAGCATTAGGCCAAATTGTATTAGCGGGCTTTGCTAACCCTGGTGGTTTAGTGCCTAATGGGGATAACGTCTGGTCTGAAACAATAAGTTCTGGTCAGGCGGTTGTCGGTACTGCGGGGTCTGGGAATCTAGGCAGGCTCATCGGTAAATCGACGGAAGCTTCAAACGTTGATATGGGGCAAGAATTGGTCAACATGATCGTTGCGCAACGTAATTATCAATCAAACGCGCAGACGATTAAAACGCAGGATTCTATTCTGCAAACGTTAGTTAGCATGCGTTAA
- the flgJ gene encoding flagellar assembly peptidoglycan hydrolase FlgJ → MSDMQTLNNAAYDAQSLNTLKREVSGNPQSKEGIRAVAQQMEGVFVQLMMKSMRSAIPQDGLFSSDQTRLYTSMYDQQIAQEISTKGKGLGLADVMVEQLTRQSPDATAAKAAIPSAPLTFDGDMLKSMPIAAVEQMVRKALPKLPSTGSALPLSNSNFVSQISLPAQIASQSSGIPHHLIIAQAALESGWGQREIPTEDGRPSHNLFGIKAGGSWNGPTTEITTTEYEQGVAKKVKASFRVYDSYIEAIGDYVKLLTNNPRYSAVMSAGTAEQAAHALQKAGYATDPQYAQKLVSMIQQMKNSGEKVAKAYTHDLSRLF, encoded by the coding sequence ATGAGTGATATGCAGACGCTGAATAATGCGGCCTATGATGCGCAGTCCCTGAATACGTTGAAGCGTGAAGTCTCAGGTAATCCTCAAAGTAAAGAGGGTATCAGGGCTGTGGCGCAACAGATGGAAGGCGTGTTTGTTCAATTGATGATGAAAAGCATGCGTTCTGCGATTCCGCAGGATGGACTCTTTAGCAGCGATCAAACGCGTCTGTATACCTCAATGTATGACCAACAAATTGCTCAAGAGATTTCAACAAAGGGCAAGGGGCTTGGGCTCGCGGATGTTATGGTTGAGCAATTGACCCGACAATCTCCAGATGCCACGGCAGCTAAAGCTGCTATACCTTCTGCTCCATTAACATTCGATGGTGATATGCTCAAAAGTATGCCGATCGCGGCAGTGGAGCAAATGGTGCGTAAAGCGCTCCCCAAATTGCCAAGTACCGGTTCAGCTCTGCCATTATCTAATAGTAATTTTGTATCTCAGATTTCCTTGCCTGCTCAGATTGCCAGCCAGAGTAGTGGCATACCTCATCACCTTATCATCGCCCAAGCAGCGCTTGAGTCTGGCTGGGGGCAGCGTGAAATTCCTACCGAAGACGGGCGACCAAGCCACAATTTGTTCGGTATCAAAGCTGGCGGCAGTTGGAATGGGCCGACAACTGAGATAACTACGACAGAGTATGAGCAGGGTGTGGCCAAAAAGGTAAAAGCCAGTTTCAGGGTTTATGATTCCTACATTGAGGCCATTGGCGACTATGTGAAATTGCTGACTAATAACCCACGCTATTCTGCTGTGATGAGTGCAGGAACGGCTGAGCAAGCGGCCCATGCGTTGCAAAAAGCGGGTTATGCAACAGACCCACAATATGCTCAGAAACTGGTTAGCATGATCCAGCAAATGAAAAACTCAGGTGAGAAAGTAGCGAAAGCTTATACCCACGATTTGAGTCGGCTATTTTGA
- a CDS encoding flagella synthesis protein FlgN, protein MENLQSILEQLLNNLRELDVVMAEEQTLLCAGHINSIALQQVTEKKTSLLATMQHLEVRRHATESTLKLQAPYDGVEKLSDYWQQVQELTRRLNDQNKHNGLLLNRHIAYTNEAINILKPRHGQGLYGPDGQSKGVIVGGRKITF, encoded by the coding sequence ATGGAAAATCTACAATCGATCTTGGAGCAACTGCTCAACAACCTACGTGAACTTGATGTAGTTATGGCTGAGGAGCAAACGTTACTTTGCGCTGGTCATATTAATAGCATTGCTCTGCAACAGGTAACAGAGAAGAAGACATCGTTGCTGGCGACTATGCAGCATTTGGAAGTTCGACGCCATGCAACAGAATCGACACTTAAGCTACAGGCACCTTATGACGGTGTTGAAAAACTATCTGATTACTGGCAGCAAGTGCAGGAATTAACCAGACGCTTAAATGATCAGAATAAGCATAATGGCCTTCTGCTTAACCGCCATATTGCCTATACCAATGAAGCCATCAATATACTGAAGCCTCGCCACGGTCAAGGGCTGTATGGTCCTGATGGTCAGTCGAAAGGTGTTATAGTAGGTGGTAGGAAAATCACATTCTAA